The Petropleomorpha daqingensis genome includes a window with the following:
- a CDS encoding branched-chain amino acid ABC transporter permease produces MSDLLNAVAVAGKSALGFQAIFFALLAIGLNMHFGYTGLLNFGQIAFAMLGGFGIAVSVTQWGLNFWVGVLVAIGAAVVLALLLGLPTLRLRADYLAIVTIAAAEGLRLLFRSVSATSVTGGTRGLASFNHDFIALAPWDTSTRYPVLGTRWSGGELWVALIGWLLVVVFSLLTWLLVRSPWGRVVKSIREDEDAVRALGKNVYAYKMQSLVLGGVIGAFGGMVYAIGTGSAIPDQYQNANTFLAYAALILGGAARVLGPVVGSMLLLFILQFADTGLRLLIDKGIIPAGLLSSTDVAQIRFVLVGVGLMLLLIFRPQGIFGDRREVMIDAR; encoded by the coding sequence TCCAGGCCATCTTCTTCGCGCTGCTGGCCATCGGCCTGAACATGCACTTCGGCTACACCGGCCTGCTCAACTTCGGTCAGATCGCGTTCGCGATGCTGGGCGGGTTCGGCATCGCGGTCTCGGTGACCCAGTGGGGCCTGAACTTCTGGGTCGGCGTGCTCGTCGCGATCGGCGCGGCGGTCGTGCTCGCGCTGCTGCTGGGTCTGCCGACCCTGCGGCTGCGCGCGGACTACCTGGCCATCGTCACCATCGCCGCCGCCGAGGGGTTGCGGCTCCTGTTCCGCTCGGTGTCGGCCACCTCGGTCACCGGCGGCACCCGCGGCCTGGCCTCGTTCAACCACGACTTCATCGCGCTGGCGCCGTGGGACACCTCCACGCGCTACCCGGTCCTCGGCACCCGCTGGAGCGGCGGCGAGCTCTGGGTGGCCCTCATCGGCTGGCTGCTCGTCGTCGTCTTCAGCCTGCTCACCTGGCTGCTGGTCCGCAGCCCGTGGGGCCGGGTGGTCAAGTCGATCCGCGAGGACGAGGACGCCGTCCGGGCGCTCGGCAAGAACGTCTACGCGTACAAGATGCAGTCCCTCGTGCTCGGCGGTGTGATCGGTGCCTTCGGCGGCATGGTCTACGCCATCGGCACCGGCTCGGCGATCCCCGACCAGTACCAGAACGCCAACACGTTCCTCGCCTACGCGGCGCTCATCCTCGGCGGCGCGGCCCGCGTGCTCGGACCCGTCGTGGGGAGCATGCTGCTGCTGTTCATCCTGCAGTTCGCCGACACGGGGCTCCGGCTGCTCATCGACAAGGGCATCATCCCGGCCGGGTTGCTCTCCTCGACCGACGTCGCGCAGATCCGCTTCGTGCTCGTCGGCGTCGGGCTGATGTTGTTGCTGATCTTCCGACCACAGGGGATCTTCGGGGACCGACGAGAGGTGATGATCGATGCCCGCTGA